The Metarhizium brunneum chromosome 3, complete sequence DNA window ACTTGAGCGCCGACTGTGCCCTGATATATCGCACtatcccatcccatcccatcccgcAGATATAGAGTTGGGTAGAGAATGCTCAAAAATGGAAAATCAAACCCCTCATTTTGTCATTCGCATGATGAAATCCCCACCATGATTTGAAAATATTCGCCAATATTGTCCCAGTCCCAGAATCAGGTCAACTTGACCACCCGCCAACTCTGGTGATGATTGACTACATCTCCCATGTAAAAATCAAACTCGAGAGTTAAAGAATAGCGATAATAAAAAGGATCAATCGAATAGAACGGAAGATAAGAACGAGAACAGATAAAAAGCATATCATGAAAATGAAAAAGTAAAAACTTAACGCAAAATCTCGTAGTCTCCGAGAACGTCGGGAATCAGTTGCCGTTTAGATGGACGCGTTGCAGCTCCAATGCGAGTCCTGCAGGCGGCATTCCCAAAACCAGAATCATTCAAGGATGGCGGTAGCCGCGTCCAGAACGTGGCCTGCAAGCCCGACGCGGAGAGCGCCAAAGGGCTGCTTGTCCTGGATGCCGTCCTGCTCAACAGAAATGACGCCCTTGGTCGCGAGGGAAAGCACGTGAAGGAAAGCCTGTGcagcaatggccttggtgtgGACATTCGGACTGGCAAGACTGTCGAAATCAATCCAGTATTTCTGCTGGGCGCCGCGGGCTCCGAGGGCCTCGTCCGCCACGACCTGGTTCGCAACGTACGTCAGGAAGCGTTGGCTGGAGGTGTCTAGCCCCTGGGTAGATGGAAGGGTGTCGTCCGCGGCACCGAGGTTGAGCGTCAGGAGGCCCTGGTCAAAGTCCATCGAGGACAGCTGGGAGTCGAAGCCGACAACTCCAAGAGAGCCCTCGATGGGGTCGCTCTGTCTTTCGACGGAGCCGATGAGGCTTCCTCTTGCTCGGCCGTGGAGGGGGCTGGGCGCCGCGACGGACTTCTGAGCACTTCCCGGGGCGCGCGGGGCCGATCCAGGTGCCGCGGATCCCTGGCGGCTCCAGGGCATCAGAGAGGAAGAGTGCTTGTCCTCGAGTGCTGCTCCGGCTTCTAGGCCTAGTTCTGGGGCCGAGTCGTggccgaggtcgaggccATCCGCGGGCGCGGCGGCTTCTCCTCGCGCGAACTCATCTTCGTCTATACGCTGTCGTACGTTTCTGATGTTGTCGTTGCCGTGCCCAAATGCTTCAGGTGACTTGCGGCGTCTGCCCTTCTTCGGATTGATATCCTCAATGTCGTCTACGTTAAGCCCCAGGACATGAGCCTTTAGAGCTGTGCCAGCGAATTCATGTGCCAATGGGTGGTTGACACCGAAGTCTCTCTGGAAATTGCCAACTTGTGCTATCCCCTTCAAGTAGAGAAACGCGAGTGCGTTTTGTTTGGCTTTTGCTTGCGTTGTGGCCTTGATTTTGTTGCGGACAGCGAGCATGTTTGTCGCATAGTCCTCGGTCCAACCACGAAACTCGTCTCGTGGGACTCGGAGTTCTTGGTCAAGCATTTCTGGAAACCTCCGGCGATGGGAAGCTCTGTATGGAGCTGCGGCTTTCCCCGTCTCTGTGGTCTCCGTGGTCAGTGTTAGTGCGTCGGTGTTGCGTTCCTCGACGGCCGGGGGTACTGCGAACGGTTCTGCATCTGGCAGTGCGGCTTCACCGAGATCAGGAATGGGCTCTTCCGCCACGTCCTGATTATCTTGATGCATTATATCCTCAAGTCTCGGCGTCGTAATACCGGCCGCGAGGAGAGGGTCGGGACTCGTGCCACGCAAGGGTGGCAGTTCAGGCTCATCGTCAAGTATGCCGATCAAGTTGCCGTCAGCATCAAAATCAAGGCCGACGCCGCAAATTGGATCGAATTCATTGTCTGCAAATGAGGCTAGTTCGGGCATGTTGTCTGGTTCCTGGATGCCCTTATTAAAGGGCGAACTGTAGCGGCCAAGGTCACCAGGAAGTTGGTAGCTTCCGACAGAGTGTGATGAAAGAGGAATATCCAAGCCGATGAAGCTTGAGCGACGACTGGTGGCTGCACTCGCTAGGCTAACGTTGTCAAGTGGTGACATCTGCGAGTATTTGGCGGCCGATTCCTGAGTTGCCGTAAAGCTGAAGAGGGTCTCGGTGTTGAGCAACTTTTCCAACCCTGGAAGCATCGCCATAGGGTCGAAGCTGGGGTCATCTTGGAGCGTGATGTGTTGTCGCCTTTTACTGATTAGATTGACTGTACTCTCTTTCTGGGACATGAGGGATACCAATGGCGCTTACTTGGCCTTTCCTGCATTCTCATCCGTCGCGCTTGTATTCATGGAGCGAAAGAAGGTCATCATATCCGATTGAGTCTTCCCGGCATCCGAAAGAACGTAGTTGCACTGGTGAGAAAACACCCGTGAGACTCCATATAGCAGGTTCCCCTGAAGTCGTAAAGCAAGAGGGGCCCCAGGATCAAGAATCTTCTCGCATGCCCTGGGGATGTCAACATCTTGAAGGGTCTTGCGACTTAACTTCCGCTGGCCAGTTTTGCCAACGGTTGCGACAAGCCTAGGACATCTTAGCAATGCTCTGGGGATAATCATGGCTATGCTAAATGGTACCATATTGTTGCAACACCATATTGGTTGTTACTTAAGACTAGCGACGAGTTAGTAACTAGACATCCAGTGACATACTTGTAAAACGTACTCTCATGACTGAAAAACATGGTCGTCGCTGGACATCACCTTGAGGTATCAGAAGATTCAGGTCAGCCGAGATGGTTGTACCGTATATCTATTCAAGGTAAAGGCTGAATGTTGTGGGATGTTGGAACGATAAATCCACAGCTTTGATCTGCACCAATACTAGGAACTACTAGATGAAGTGATATTTCTGGTTGGGCTGTTGGAAGAAATGGTggaaattaaaaaagttcTCTGTCTTTGGGGATGGATTAAATGACGCGGTCAGACGCGCCACGGTAGTAGCTGTCTATTGTGACTTTAATATCAGCTGGCAGATTCTTATTGGCAGCTGTCGAGGTAGACGTTTACAGCCGGCAGCTATAATAGAGAATATGTCGATCCTAGATTCACAAACGATGCTTATTGGTCATTGTCATTATTGCGTTGAATAACTGTGCAACACAATACTAttttgcatcaattgatacaaTGTATTACCTGCCCTTGAAACTCAAGTCAGAGTTCCCTGGTCGACTACGCAAGTGCATGTGTAGAACCCTAACCCTAGACATGGTTGGAAACGGTCAATGGTATAGCTGTCTCCAGAATtagcatcagcatcatgaTTGCGTATTGGAGTTGAGAAATTTTCGAAATACCTGGTTATAAATTCATTTTCAAATCCGGCAGATTTCTTCACTGCGACGATTCGACATGCCGCTTAGACACGGTCTGCGATGCTGACCACAGTCGAGCCCAAACACCAACCACGGCAAATGTAGCCACCATGCCATCGATCCGGATACAATCCACAATGCCACAGGCTCCCGTCCCACGGTCACGCAAAACACTGCCCTGCGTGTAGCAAGGCAAGAGAACCAAGCCCTTCAATTGACAAGCGTCCCTCCATAAaaatgctgctggtgatcCACAACATGACTCATCAGAACAAccggtgtacggagtacgggtAGTCGCAAATGTCGGGCACCGATGTGGACTGCACTGCATGTCTTGCGAGGTGTACATACCTGCGCCATGAGCACGTTTCTGCCCAccctttcctcttcttcaacttcgTTTCTTCATGTATGTTAGTCGAGTGCGGTCGATTGCATTAGATGCTTGCCGTATTCTCCTATTTTGGCCACCAGCACCTTTGAAACAATGGAGTCCTATCTTTCCAAACGTTCGGCCGCTTCTCTCGAGAAGCAAAGCTTACCCTGGAGATTTGCACCCTCACAGACGTATGATGCTGAGAAGAACCCGGACGGCCTGATTTCATTCGGAACCGCTGAGAATGTAACAATTCCTTATCAAATAGAATTGCTCTCCCGACGTGAAAATACTAAAATGCTTTATAGAAACTAATCACCAGCAACGTGGAAAGCTTCGTGAATAGTGCCGTATGATTTCATCTTGCATTTTGCGCCCCTATTCGCCTAGACTCACCACCACTGCATGTAGGTGAAATTCGAATCGCAGCAATTCACATATGGCTTCAGTCTTGCGGGCGGAGCCCGCTTTCCAACAGCACTAGCAGTCCATCTCAATGAGTACTTGAGGCCGTACACACCCATCACGGCCGATCACATCAAGGTCACCGGCTCTGCCACCCCGATGCACGAAATCCTCGCCTGGGGGCTGGCCGACCCAGGAGACGGAATCATGACAAGCCGTCCAGTGTACGGACGATTCGAGCTAGACTTTGGCAACAGAGCCGACGTCAGTGTCGTTTACGCCGACACTGACGCAGAAAATGCCTTTGACGAGGACGTTGTCGACAAGTTTGAAGACGCCCTGGTCAAGTCCGAGGCCGCGGGTGTAAAGATCAGAGCCGTCCTCATCGTGAATCCGCATAACCCTCTAGGTACGCTGCCTTTCAACCCATCATCTCACCGACATCATCTGACTTGTCATCTCGTGGGCCCCTTCGAAAAGGGAAATGTTATCCCCGAAACACCCTCGTCGCTCTCATGAAATTCTGCCAACGCCACAACATCCACCTCATAAGTGACGAGATCTACGCCTGCTCAACCTTCGACTCGGGCGAGCCCTCCGCCACCGAATTCACATCCATCCTTGCCATCGACCCCGAGGGCCTCATCGACACCGAACGCCTCCACGTAACCTACGGCTTCAGCAAGGACTTTGGCTCCGCAGGCCTCCGCATCGGCGCCATCATCACTCGTAGCAAGGCCGTCGAAGCAGCCATCCGGGGAGTCATCCGCTTCCACAACCCGGCCGGCCCCAgtcttgccattggcgccgccaTGCTGGAGGATCGGAAGTGGTGCCGCGAGTTTGTGGAACTCAACCGGGTCAAGTTAAAGGAGGCGTATGGCGTTGCCACGTCGGGGTTGAAGGACATCGGCGTGCAGTATCTGGCGGGGAGCAAcgccggcttcttcttgtggaTTGACTTGTCGCCGTATCTGCCGACCGACTTGGACGGCGAGCCGAATGCCGAGTTtgccctggccaagaagctgatGGCAAATGGAGTGTTTTTGCATCCAAGGGAGGAACATTCACTCAAGCCGGGCTGGTTTCGGATGGTTTATACACAGGATCCCGATATTGTAAAGGAAGGCATCAAGAGGTATTTACGCCCTTTCGCTCTGTTCTGCTGGGCAGACTGGGGTGCCCGTTTGGATAGGGATTGCTGACCGAGCCTAGGATTAAAACGACCATTTCCCAATGAGAAATGTTGACGTGAAAGAAGGCCTGCTTACACAGCATGACTGGAGGTGGGCGTCATCGTGATTCATGTTATAGACTGCAATGGGAGAACAACCATCTAGAAGCAACACATAAAGACTCCAAAAGGTTCCATCTAATTATAATCATTACCCCAACACAGCCCAGTCATTTGACCTGCCAGGATAACTAGTTGTTAGCCGCATCTTCAAACTTGGTGCCCGTCAACAGGTAAAACGCCTCCTTGTACTTCTCTCCCGTAGCAACACAAATATCTTCTGGAAGCGTCACGCCCTCTTTGGCCCTGAGCCCCTCCTTGATCAACCAATTCCTCACAAACTGCTTATCGAAGCTGTCCGGCTCCTTTCCTACCTCATACCCATCCTTTCTCCAGAACCGCGAACTGTCGGGCGTCAACACCTCGTCCACGAGATAAATGTTgccctcggcatccttggcAAACTCGAACTTGGTGTCGGCAATAATAATGCCACGCTCCTCCGCATACGCAGCGGCGGCCTTGTAGATTGTCAAAGCCAGCGCCTCGACCTTGTCGGCAGTCTCCCTGTCGCCAATCTCCTTCCACGCATCGTCGGGGTGGATGTTCTCGTCGTGCGCGCCCGCCTCCGCCTTGGTGCTAGGCGTGTAAATGGCGCTGGGGAATTTCTGAGCAAGCCGCATGCCCTGGGGCATGGCGAGGCCGTGAACGGTCCCCCTGGCCTGGTACTCCTTCCACGCGCTCCCGGTAATATACCCCCTCACGATGGCCTCGATTTTCAACACCTGCAGCTTGCGAACCTGCATGCTGCGGTTCTTGACGACGCTGGCCTCCTCGGCGGGAATGCCCGCGGGAACATCCAGGCTGATGAAGTGTGTGCGGAGGCTGGGGATGCGCTCAGACAGCACGCGGAACCAGTACGCCGACATGAGCGTCAGGATGGCTCCCTTGTTGGGGATGCCGTTGGTCATGACGACGTCAAAGGCGGAGAGACGGTCTGATGCGACGAAGAGCAGGGCATTGGGGTCGGGGAGGCTGAAGAGATCGCGGACTTTGCCGGATGCGATTTTCTgcagcgacggcagcgaGATGGTTGTGAGGgctgcggccatggtgagATGTGGCGATGTGCCGCAGATGGACGGGCACTGTCTTGAGGATACGATTACAGAGATTGGCTACAACTGCAGTATTGTTAAAAGTGAAGAGTAGAGAAGGGACCGAAAATCAATTACATGTAATTGGTGTATTTTTGTGCTTACTAGTGAGACTCGTGATGGTCGATGAGTCGTCGGTCGTCGGTCGTCgtgctggccttggcgccCAGCGAGCGAAATTTTTCTCCATCTAATTACTGCGATATGGCTAAGCAGGTCTGGTGGGCGCCACTCCACCATGAAGCTTCAGATGGCGGCAGGGCCAAGATCATTATTACTATTATGTACGTATGTAGGTTCCAACAATCTCGAGCCCACAATGTTTGATTTCGCAATTATAGAAAGGCAGGCGTATCAGTTCTTTGGAACAGCaggaggcaaaaaaaaaaaaaaaatctcaaaaaaaatcaaagCATAGCCCTACCTACCCTAGGCATCAGACTCTCTCGGTCTGCCGTCAGGACCCGGATCGCACCTGCCGCTCCGTTGTTTAACAGGCCAACAGTCTGGTGGTGTCACACGCCGTCATCATTAGAGAATTTCCCTTGTCCAACTTCGTGGAATTGGCTCTCGAATGCTTTCCTTCTGATGATAACCTCAATCAAACCACCGCCACCAACTCTGTTGCAGCTGTTGATTGGCACGTCAATTTGACTGGTACTCTCGGTACGTcgggcggcggtggctgcATCGACTCATCGAGCCTTATGCCGCTGCCGGTGGATGACGAGGTATGTATGGACCTCTCAATTTCTCCGCACCATCTGCCATCTCTCACGATAATAGACCGTCTCTCCATGCTCGAACCAGTCAGTGTTCAGGTTCCGGGCCACACCTGACCACTCAAGCTCCGTCAATTGAGGATTGAGGATTGGGGCGCACACAATGCGTGGGTGGTATGGACAAGGTTGCCCTGGCCAGGACAAAAGCACAACATGATCGACTgaagtactagtagtagtggGTCGTTGTGATCGAGAGGTTCATGGCCCGAAAGCCCTTGTCCACAGGGACGTATCATCACATTACCATCCATCTGGGCTTCAGGTTGATTGGTCCATCTAGGATGATTCCGGGCCTTCAGTTGATACAAGAGCGTCCCCGTCAGTTTCTCCATATTAGGAGGAGATCTGTACGACTCTGTCCACATGGAAAGTGGCTAGTACCCCGTGTTAGCTCTCCGTGGCCTAAAGATTGGAGTTTGAAAGCAGCTAATTTTCTTTCCAACACAGGACGATCGTGCCAGGCGGAGGGTAGCAATGCATGAAAATGGTGGCGTTAGACACTGTCACTCAGAGGGTCCGCGCAACACACAGAGGCTGCCGCCGTGGCTCCGCTGACAAGACGACCAAATGGTCTTGGTTGCCATACAGACATTTACATCAAGCATGAACAGACAGCTTCGGGATTGTGTACGCAAAGTAAGGCAGGGTTATGATGGCGCATCCACGGAGTACTGGCTCAAATGGATAGAGTTggcctactccgtacaccacTAAGAAGATTGTTTTGTGGGAGCTCTTATAGCATCCTACTTTAGGCAACTTGACGGCTACCAGCAAGTGGCTGGGGCAGACGACAGAGAACAAAGCGGTGGCTGGCCTGCTAACAGCAGCCACTGTAATGGAGTGCTCAGGCTGAACTGAGTAAAGTGGAACATCGATTGATATCAAAATCAAGCTGCGGGAGCGCCAGAGACGTCTCACTGGCTGAGTACTGACAGACCTACTACTACCAGCAAGAGCCACACAAAGGTCGACTACCTGGGGGGTTTGGGGCATAATTTGCTCCCATAATTTTTTTCAACTTTTTTCGCTTTTGCTAACCATGGTGTTATAGCATTCAACTACGGAGCATAGCATTGCATACCCTCTAATACCATAGCGCCTGATAAGCCAAGGGCCCGGTCTGGACAAGTCACTGCTTCCCAAACTGTAAGGAGTGTTTTATACCGGACAGATTGTGGCTGAACGATGCCAGGATGTGACCCCGGACCCAACATGGAATATATTAAACCGCTGGCTCGATGAAGGCTGTCAGACGGGACAATGGCGCCGCAATGCCGGCACATGCCCTTCGATATCATTATCAGCAGTGTGTGTCTGATGGGGCGTCATCAACTGCACatactagtacggagtgaCACAGCAACTATCCCAGACAGGCTAGTGTCGACTGGTACTTCTTTTCGACTGCATCTTGCAGATTGCGCTATTGCGTCCTTGTACTCCATGCAGCAAGCCAAGCGAACTCTGGACACTTTGGACGGCTGTCCTCAGCCTCCGCACTCCAAAACTAGTGGTGAAGAAAAAGCCTGGCCATCCCCGGCGTGGCTAGCCAAGAGTTTCGTCCGATTAAGCCCATACTGATCATCTTCGCCGAGAACCAGCAGAGCAGCACAGCCGCAGCAGGGACGATTCCAATCGAAACCGgagaagctgaagctgaagGATATCACATGATTTTTAGATCATAGAAGAATCTCGGCCCAGCCCTCTTATCTCCGTGCTGCCTGCGACTTGGATCAAGAGCGAGGCTACACCTGGTGACCTGACTTCGGTTATACTAAGCTCAAGGACGAGAATTGATTGATTCTTCGCGGGTGCCGGCTGGGCCAGGCCGACCAGTCTCTAGGCTTGAGACTCCTGGACCCAAGATAGAATCCACACGCGAAATAAAGCGAGGCCACCCCCCGTTGTGTCTGAAGCCAAGACGCCCACTTCTGTACACCACGCTGAGCACTCCGTCTTCTACAAGTATTCCCGCTGGTCCTCCGCTGGATCTCCGGCAAAGGAGATGGACCCTGCTGGGCCTGCCGGGCCTGCCGGGGTGAATCATGCCTATACCTTTGTGATGAGCAACGGGTCTACGTCCGCAGCCTCGAATGCCTCAAATAATTCAGCAGCGCCGGGCTCAGCGGCAAGTCCTTTGAG harbors:
- the rec8 gene encoding Meiotic recombination protein rec8 → MFFSHEILSNNQYGVATIWLVATVGKTGQRKLSRKTLQDVDIPRACEKILDPGAPLALRLQGNLLYGVSRVFSHQCNYVLSDAGKTQSDMMTFFRSMNTSATDENAGKAKRQHITLQDDPSFDPMAMLPGLEKLLNTETLFSFTATQESAAKYSQMSPLDNVSLASAATSRRSSFIGLDIPLSSHSVGSYQLPGDLGRYSSPFNKGIQEPDNMPELASFADNEFDPICGVGLDFDADGNLIGILDDEPELPPLRGTSPDPLLAAGITTPRLEDIMHQDNQDVAEEPIPDLGEAALPDAEPFAVPPAVEERNTDALTLTTETTETGKAAAPYRASHRRRFPEMLDQELRVPRDEFRGWTEDYATNMLAVRNKIKATTQAKAKQNALAFLYLKGIAQVGNFQRDFGVNHPLAHEFAGTALKAHVLGLNVDDIEDINPKKGRRRKSPEAFGHGNDNIRNVRQRIDEDEFARGEAAAPADGLDLGHDSAPELGLEAGAALEDKHSSSLMPWSRQGSAAPGSAPRAPGSAQKSVAAPSPLHGRARGSLIGSVERQSDPIEGSLGVVGFDSQLSSMDFDQGLLTLNLGAADDTLPSTQGLDTSSQRFLTYVANQVVADEALGARGAQQKYWIDFDSLASPNVHTKAIAAQAFLHVLSLATKGVISVEQDGIQDKQPFGALRVGLAGHVLDAATAILE
- the accs gene encoding 1-aminocyclopropane-1-carboxylate synthase-like protein 1; this translates as MESYLSKRSAASLEKQSLPWRFAPSQTYDAEKNPDGLISFGTAENKLITSNVESFVNSAVKFESQQFTYGFSLAGGARFPTALAVHLNEYLRPYTPITADHIKVTGSATPMHEILAWGLADPGDGIMTSRPVYGRFELDFGNRADVSVVYADTDAENAFDEDVVDKFEDALVKSEAAGVKIRAVLIVNPHNPLGKCYPRNTLVALMKFCQRHNIHLISDEIYACSTFDSGEPSATEFTSILAIDPEGLIDTERLHVTYGFSKDFGSAGLRIGAIITRSKAVEAAIRGVIRFHNPAGPSLAIGAAMLEDRKWCREFVELNRVKLKEAYGVATSGLKDIGVQYLAGSNAGFFLWIDLSPYLPTDLDGEPNAEFALAKKLMANGVFLHPREEHSLKPGWFRMVYTQDPDIVKEGIKRIKTTISQ
- the ade7 gene encoding Phosphoribosylaminoimidazole-succinocarboxamide synthase; its protein translation is MAAALTTISLPSLQKIASGKVRDLFSLPDPNALLFVASDRLSAFDVVMTNGIPNKGAILTLMSAYWFRVLSERIPSLRTHFISLDVPAGIPAEEASVVKNRSMQVRKLQVLKIEAIVRGYITGSAWKEYQARGTVHGLAMPQGMRLAQKFPSAIYTPSTKAEAGAHDENIHPDDAWKEIGDRETADKVEALALTIYKAAAAYAEERGIIIADTKFEFAKDAEGNIYLVDEVLTPDSSRFWRKDGYEVGKEPDSFDKQFVRNWLIKEGLRAKEGVTLPEDICVATGEKYKEAFYLLTGTKFEDAANN